The DNA region AACGAAAAACAAGGCAGTCGCAAAAAATTTCTCAGGTCGatggaaaaaaagttattttttgaagaaaatcgtCTTTTACCACCCGCGTGAAATCATCACTATCGCTGCTTCAATGAACTTCAATGTGTTTTCGTTGCTCAATTTAACATCACTGCTGTCGGATTACCTGAGCCAGCTGCAACTTCCGTCGTCGTTTTCGGCCCCGTCCGTTCCGGTGTCGTCATCCCCTCCGGAGCAGGTtcccccagcagcagcagcagttgtgCCGGCCACCGACGACGGTTCAGAGACGCTTCTCGAGGGGGATCAGCTGCTGAGCGAGCAGTTTGACTTTAGCATCCTCGCGGACGGTTGGTGCTTTTTGCGGAACTTTGTTGGCCAGTGGTTTGGATCGATTGGAAGTCCGTTGGAGTTTACCGAGTTCCAGGCGCACATTGGGAAGACGTTTCTGGTTATTCTGTGCGTGAACTTGCTGCTGATTGGGTTCTACTGGCGGAAGTACGGAAGTATAATCACCGATCGCTTCATCCGGCCGAGTGAGTATCGATTTTCTTTTTGTTCGTAAATTAGCAAGGTCAAGTGAGTAATTACGACGTGATTCAACAGGTACTGCCAAGGAAATCGAAGAGCTAAAGTTGTCCGTGGCACGACTTAAGTTGCCGAAGGAGCACAGCCCGCGGATCTAGAAATGTCCAACAAGCTTAAGAAATTCTTCGCCAAGCAGAAGGTAAAGTTCGGTGCCGCTGGACCGGGTCGCAAGCTTAACTCGGAAGGTCCCGCACCCTCGTCTAGTTCAAGCAAAtccggcggcagcagcagcaaagaTGTCTACGTTCCGCCGAAGCGAAAGGAACTGTCCAGTGAGGCGAAGGCCGCTGCCAACGCGGCACTAGCTCGGATTGAAGGCCGGGACAAGAAGGAGTTCAACACTTCACTAGCGGCCATCCAAGCGCAGGTGCGACGTGAACTGGAAGCCGAGCGGAAAGCCAAAGAGGAACAGGGAACAGCCGCGGCCGGGGACAGCACAAGCGGTTTATCGGAAGATGAGCGAAAAGATTTGGCCGTGCAGGGAGTTTACTTCCGGTGCCCGTTGATCAGCGAGGAAGTACTGGCCCGGAAGGAGTGGAAGGTGAAGATCAAAGAATTTCTCTACGAACAGCTCGAGCACGAAAAGGGCCTGTCGGCGTGTCTCATCATTTACAATTGTAACCCGAAGGAAAAGGTCGACGCGTGCGTGGAAACGTTGACCAAATGTTTGGAAAATATCGTCAACCATCCGAGCGAGGAAAAGTACAAAAAGATTCGCATGACTAACAGGATGTTCTGCGAAAAGATTAAGGTTTGCGATGGCGCGCTGGAACTGCTCCACTCGGCCGGCTTCTCGGAAATCACGCTCGACGACGAACCGTATCTCATCTGGTCCGAGGAAAACCTTGAGTCGGAAACCACCCTAGAAAGCCTCATCGACGCCCTCAAATGTTCGGAACCGTTCCACCTCGAGCTGGACCGTAACATCCAAGTTCTGCTGCCCTCGCAGGTTCGCAAAACAACCCTTCCGCCGGATTTCTTCCGCATCTCCCCTGAGGAAATAAAACGCGAACAGCAACTCCGCTCGGAAGCACTCGAGCAGGCGCAGGTTCTCAAGACCAAAGCGATGCGTGAAAGGAAGAACTTCGCACCGTCAACCGGTACAAATTTTCACTCATTCGCGTGCGCTTTCCCAACGGAGTGTACCTGCAGGAACGTTCAACGTGTACGAAAAACTGTCCCAAGTGTACGAATTTGTTCAGTCTTGTCTGATGCACGAGGCGGCCGAGTTTGCGCTCATTTCGCCGACCGGCCAACGCTACTCCGACGAAGAGCACGACAAGTCCCTGTACGATCTGCGCCTGGTGCCGACGATCGTGTTCAACTTTAACTACGAGCACGAATCCCGCGAGCTGAAGGATTTCCTCAAGGAAGAGCTTATGTTACTTATTCAATCTTTGTAGAAATGTGCCTCTTTTTGTTTTGTGATTATTATTCTTATTATGATTTTGTCCACTTTTTATTCTATGGCTTCaacatatttataaaaatatcaccCCTGCAACAGCGATGTAACGAACGTGATCCGTAAAATATATTAATGTATTAAGACATACTCATTGGCCGTTTAAGTTATTTCTCTGACATTCCCCTATTATAAAAGTTACCACGAATAATGGCTAcaattaaaatctaaaattccttCGAGTTTTCTATctgaaaatctctggacgttacatataaataagacaacgaaaaatacCTCGATTATCTGACGTGAAATTtgtccgaggccttcggataatcgagtctggactgtatgtaAAAACATTGTAGTACTTCTTCTTTAATTGTTTcgctacagccaaaacgcttaAACAAATTTGCCGAAGGATAAGTCTACctgtttttgtaatttatacAATCATATGTAATCCTAACACGCATCAAACATTTGCTTCATTGacatttgaatttgcaatttttgtataCACTGCGAATAGTGCCCGTTGCAATTTAAGTAGTTCAACTCTTTCGATATCAGCTTCTATCAATTTACATAATTCATGTTTACACTTGTTGTACTCTTCCTTTAATTGCAATGTTTTGTAAAGTTCTTTAATTTTGGCTACCTTTTCAGGATCTGTAATGAagataattttaaattgttgtcaGTATATCGCCAAGGAATAGTGTTTCTTACCATCACAGCCATAGTTTTGCTTGAATAACTCTTTTTGTTCAGAGCTTGCCTTTTCCAAACATTTGACCGCAAACCAGGAACATTTGCGTTCTTGAATATCGCTCTCTTCTTTTCCCACCCTCCCAGCGTCCCCAAACAAGTCTTGGTAATCGTTCATCATTTGATACAGCACTTGCATTTTTGAAGTAATTGTCTGCATTTTATCTACTGCATTTAGGTCAGT from Culex quinquefasciatus strain JHB chromosome 3, VPISU_Cqui_1.0_pri_paternal, whole genome shotgun sequence includes:
- the LOC6030871 gene encoding LOW QUALITY PROTEIN: UBX domain-containing protein 6 (The sequence of the model RefSeq protein was modified relative to this genomic sequence to represent the inferred CDS: inserted 2 bases in 2 codons); protein product: MSNKLKKFFAKQKVKFGAAGPGRKLNSEGPAPSSSSSKSGGSSSKDVYVPPKRKELSSEAKAAANAALARIEGRDKKEFNTSLAAIQAQVRRELEAERKAKEEQGTAAAGDSTSGLSEDERKDLAVQGVYFRCPLISEEVLARKEWKVKIKEFLYEQLEHEKGLSACLIIYNCNPKEKVDACVETLTKCLENIVNHPSEEKYKKIRMTNRMFCEKIKVCDGALELLHSAGFSEITLDDEPYLIWSEENLESETTLESLIDALKCSEPFHLELDRNIQVLLPSQVRKTTLPPDFFRISPEEIKREQQLRSEALEQAQVLKTKAMREXEELRTVNRYKFSLIRVRFPNGVYLXGTFNVYEKLSQVYEFVQSCLMHEAAEFALISPTGQRYSDEEHDKSLYDLRLVPTIVFNFNYEHESRELKDFLKEELMLLIQSL
- the LOC6030872 gene encoding uncharacterized protein LOC6030872 yields the protein MNFNVFSLLNLTSLLSDYLSQLQLPSSFSAPSVPVSSSPPEQVPPAAAAVVPATDDGSETLLEGDQLLSEQFDFSILADGWCFLRNFVGQWFGSIGSPLEFTEFQAHIGKTFLVILCVNLLLIGFYWRKYGSIITDRFIRPSTAKEIEELKLSVARLKLPKEHSPRI